From Streptomyces asiaticus, one genomic window encodes:
- a CDS encoding beta-N-acetylglucosaminidase domain-containing protein, with protein MAAAVIGGLLGGAPAATAAPVDHGAPGATTPQRDSSEGIPPVWPRPQSLRAQGPEVALGDEATLIADGDADPYALDALRGLLHDAGVRTVNEATPGGKAPARGLVVHVGGKGATNALRALRAPERGDLPSGGYLLATGPVDGHPTVALSGVGPDGLFHAVQTLRQLLVKREGRGSAFAGVTIRDWPATAVRGTTEGFYGSPWSHRDRLAQLDFMGRTKQNRYLYAPGDDAYRQARWRDPYPAERREEFRELAARARANHVTLGWAVSPGQEMCFSSSKDLKALLRKVDAMWALGVRSFQLQFQDVSYSEWHCGADADEFGSGPEAAATAQAKVADALARHLAERYPGSAPLSLMPTEYYQDGDTEFRRALSGALDQRVEVAWTGVGVVPRTITGGELAGARSAFGHRLVTMDNYPVNDWAQDRIFLGPYTGRDPAVATQSAALLANAMEQPTASRIPLFTAADFAWNPRGYRPQESWQAAIDDLAGPDAKTRAALRALAGNDASSVLGGDESAYLRPLIDAFWTALGGTDVERLERAADRLRAAFTTMRDAPERLARTLGDDVRPWLDQLSRYGDAGVRAVDMLTAQARGDGAAAWKAQLAVEALRERIGDSRVTVGKGVLDPFLAKALVRADAWSGVDRTPKLGLRTGEEDRAAADGKAATEVSSPGRPVTVRFGRSRPLASVSALTARVQDAAPGTVEAHVPGAGWRRIGALSGSGFTQVRAADGDKNLSADAIRLSWPEGTTPPAVHEITPWFGDTPDAGLTLSHETADAQIGGDAAVVEAQLVSHRPGDVNGDLTVKAPRGITVRAPDGVTAPRGGTATARLEISVAKGTKPGSYSLPVRFGSEERMLTLRAHPHTGGPDLARAEGTKATSSGDETADFPASAAIDGKADTRWSSPAEDGAWLQLELAHPARIGRLELTWQDAYAARYRVQVSKDGRTWRDAATVTHGKGGLESIGMDAPDTRFIRVQGVERATRFGYSLWSVAAYAVRKD; from the coding sequence ATGGCCGCCGCGGTCATCGGGGGGCTGCTCGGCGGTGCCCCGGCGGCCACCGCGGCACCGGTGGACCACGGCGCCCCGGGCGCCACCACACCGCAGCGCGACAGCAGCGAGGGCATACCGCCCGTATGGCCGCGCCCCCAGTCGCTGCGGGCGCAGGGGCCGGAGGTGGCCCTGGGGGACGAGGCCACGCTCATAGCCGACGGCGACGCCGATCCGTACGCCCTGGACGCGCTGCGCGGCCTGCTGCACGACGCCGGGGTGCGCACCGTCAACGAGGCCACGCCCGGTGGCAAGGCCCCGGCGCGCGGGCTGGTGGTGCATGTCGGCGGTAAGGGCGCCACGAACGCGCTGCGCGCCCTGCGCGCGCCCGAGCGCGGCGACCTCCCCTCCGGCGGCTATCTCCTGGCCACGGGTCCGGTGGACGGGCACCCCACGGTCGCGCTGTCCGGCGTCGGTCCGGACGGGCTCTTCCACGCCGTCCAGACCCTGCGCCAGCTGCTGGTGAAGCGGGAGGGCCGGGGCTCGGCCTTCGCCGGGGTGACCATCCGCGACTGGCCCGCGACAGCCGTAAGGGGGACGACGGAGGGGTTCTACGGCTCCCCGTGGTCGCACCGCGACCGGCTGGCCCAGCTCGACTTCATGGGCCGCACCAAGCAGAACCGCTATCTCTACGCGCCCGGCGACGACGCCTACCGGCAGGCCCGCTGGCGCGACCCCTACCCCGCCGAGCGGCGCGAGGAGTTCCGCGAGCTGGCCGCCCGCGCCCGGGCCAACCATGTGACCCTCGGCTGGGCGGTCTCCCCCGGCCAGGAGATGTGCTTCTCCTCCTCGAAGGACCTCAAGGCGCTGCTGCGCAAGGTCGACGCCATGTGGGCGCTCGGGGTGCGCTCCTTCCAGCTCCAGTTCCAGGACGTCAGCTACAGCGAGTGGCACTGCGGCGCCGACGCCGATGAATTCGGCTCCGGCCCGGAGGCCGCCGCCACCGCGCAGGCCAAGGTGGCCGACGCCCTCGCCCGCCACCTGGCCGAGCGCTACCCCGGCTCGGCTCCGCTGTCCCTGATGCCGACCGAGTACTACCAGGACGGCGACACCGAGTTCCGGCGCGCGCTGTCCGGGGCGCTCGACCAGCGCGTGGAGGTCGCCTGGACCGGGGTCGGGGTGGTGCCCAGGACCATCACCGGCGGTGAGCTGGCCGGTGCCCGGTCGGCGTTCGGCCACCGCCTGGTGACCATGGACAACTACCCGGTCAACGACTGGGCGCAGGACCGGATCTTCCTCGGCCCGTACACCGGCCGCGACCCGGCGGTGGCCACCCAGTCCGCGGCGCTGCTGGCCAACGCCATGGAGCAGCCGACCGCCTCCCGGATCCCGCTGTTCACCGCCGCCGACTTCGCCTGGAACCCGCGCGGTTACCGCCCCCAGGAGTCCTGGCAGGCGGCCATCGACGACCTCGCCGGGCCCGACGCCAAGACCCGCGCCGCCCTGCGCGCCCTCGCCGGGAACGACGCCTCCTCGGTGCTCGGCGGCGACGAGTCCGCGTATCTGCGCCCGCTCATCGACGCGTTCTGGACGGCCCTGGGCGGCACGGACGTGGAGCGGCTGGAGCGCGCGGCCGACCGGCTGCGCGCGGCCTTCACGACGATGCGTGACGCCCCCGAGCGGCTCGCCCGCACGCTGGGCGACGATGTTCGGCCCTGGCTCGACCAGCTGAGCCGGTACGGCGACGCGGGGGTGCGGGCCGTGGACATGCTCACCGCCCAGGCGCGCGGCGACGGGGCGGCCGCCTGGAAGGCCCAGCTCGCGGTGGAGGCGCTGCGCGAGCGGATCGGGGACAGCCGGGTCACGGTCGGCAAGGGCGTCCTCGACCCCTTCCTCGCCAAGGCCCTGGTCCGGGCGGACGCCTGGTCGGGCGTGGACCGGACCCCGAAGCTGGGGCTGCGGACCGGCGAGGAGGACCGCGCGGCTGCCGACGGTAAGGCGGCCACCGAGGTGTCCTCGCCCGGCCGCCCGGTCACCGTGCGCTTCGGCCGCAGCCGTCCGCTCGCCTCCGTCTCCGCGCTCACCGCACGGGTCCAGGACGCCGCGCCGGGCACCGTCGAGGCGCATGTCCCCGGTGCGGGCTGGCGCCGCATCGGCGCCCTCTCCGGCAGCGGGTTCACCCAGGTCAGGGCGGCGGACGGGGACAAGAACCTGTCGGCGGACGCGATCCGGCTCAGCTGGCCGGAGGGCACCACCCCGCCGGCCGTGCACGAGATCACGCCCTGGTTCGGCGACACCCCGGACGCCGGGCTCACGCTGTCCCACGAGACGGCGGACGCGCAGATAGGCGGCGACGCGGCCGTGGTCGAGGCCCAGCTGGTCTCCCACCGCCCCGGCGATGTGAACGGCGACCTCACGGTGAAGGCGCCGCGCGGCATCACCGTCCGCGCCCCCGACGGGGTGACGGCCCCGCGCGGCGGTACGGCGACCGCCCGGCTGGAGATATCCGTGGCCAAGGGCACCAAGCCGGGCAGCTACTCCCTCCCGGTCCGCTTCGGGTCCGAGGAGCGCATGCTGACGTTGAGGGCGCATCCGCACACCGGCGGCCCGGACCTGGCCCGCGCGGAGGGCACGAAGGCGACCTCGTCCGGCGATGAGACCGCCGATTTCCCGGCGTCCGCCGCGATCGACGGCAAGGCGGACACCCGCTGGTCCTCCCCGGCCGAGGACGGCGCCTGGCTCCAGCTGGAGCTGGCCCACCCGGCCCGGATCGGCCGTCTGGAGCTGACCTGGCAGGACGCGTACGCCGCCCGCTACCGCGTCCAGGTCTCCAAGGACGGCCGCACCTGGCGCGACGCGGCGACGGTGACCCACGGGAAGGGCGGCCTGGAGTCGATCGGCATGGACGCCCCGGACACCCGGTTCATCCGCGTCCAGGGCGTCGAGCGCGCCACCCGCTTCGGCTACTCCCTCTGGTCGGTCGCCGCCTACGCGGTGCGGAAGGACTAG
- a CDS encoding HNH endonuclease yields the protein MPHVLVLNASYEPLGVVPLRRALILVLNDKAVSLEDSGALMHSATRVIPAPSVVRLKRFVRVPFRGPVPLTRRALFARDGGRCAYCGGVATSVDHVIPRSRGGQHTWENVVAACRRCNHVKADRHVAEIGWRLRHQPAPPSGLAWRIIGTGHRDPRWLPYLQAFGAEDAMARIDGKSA from the coding sequence GTGCCGCATGTCCTGGTCCTCAACGCGTCGTACGAGCCCCTCGGCGTCGTACCGCTCCGCCGCGCGCTCATACTCGTCCTCAATGACAAAGCCGTCAGCCTCGAGGACTCAGGCGCCCTGATGCACAGCGCGACCCGTGTGATCCCCGCACCCAGCGTCGTCCGGCTGAAGCGCTTTGTGCGGGTGCCCTTTCGCGGCCCCGTTCCGCTCACCCGCCGCGCCCTGTTCGCCCGTGACGGCGGCAGATGCGCCTACTGCGGTGGCGTCGCAACCAGCGTCGATCACGTCATCCCGCGCAGCCGTGGCGGGCAGCACACCTGGGAGAACGTGGTCGCCGCGTGCCGTCGCTGCAATCACGTCAAGGCAGACCGCCATGTCGCCGAGATCGGCTGGCGGCTGCGCCATCAACCCGCGCCGCCGTCGGGGCTCGCGTGGCGGATCATCGGCACGGGCCATAGGGACCCGCGCTGGCTGCCATACCTGCAAGCCTTCGGCGCGGAAGACGCCATGGCCCGGATCGACGGCAAATCTGCCTGA
- a CDS encoding mechanosensitive ion channel family protein, which translates to MFWSAAQAADSTPRPTTLDDAQKSATNAAGWVEENWSTWLGIGLRIALILIIAFVLRSVVRRAITKLIERMNRTAQAVDGTALGGLLVNVERRRQRSAAIGSVLRSVASFLIMGTAGLMILSALEINLAPLLASAGVAGVAIGFGARNLVTDFLSGVFMILEDQYGVGDTVDAGVASGEVIEVGLRVTKLRGDNGEIWYVRNGEVKRIGNLSQGWATAALDVQVRAEEDLEQVRAVISQVGVDMAKEEPWNERLWEPIEVLGLDAVYLDSMIVRVSARTMPGKALGVERELRWRIKKALNEAGIQLVGRPLDPELQTDAIDPGAGVAAPSALANPDSPQSAAASPLAPGAGPAATPSATVPPPTPK; encoded by the coding sequence GTGTTCTGGTCCGCTGCTCAGGCCGCTGACTCGACGCCTCGTCCCACGACTCTCGACGATGCGCAGAAGAGCGCCACGAACGCCGCGGGTTGGGTGGAGGAGAACTGGTCCACCTGGCTCGGCATCGGGCTGCGCATAGCCCTGATCCTGATCATCGCCTTCGTGCTCCGCTCCGTCGTCCGGCGGGCGATCACCAAGCTGATAGAGCGCATGAACCGCACGGCCCAGGCCGTCGACGGCACCGCGCTCGGCGGGCTGCTGGTCAATGTGGAGCGACGGCGCCAGCGGTCCGCGGCGATCGGCTCGGTGCTGCGCTCCGTGGCCTCGTTCCTGATCATGGGCACCGCGGGGCTGATGATCCTCTCCGCGCTGGAGATCAATCTGGCGCCGCTGCTCGCCAGCGCCGGGGTCGCGGGTGTGGCGATCGGTTTCGGCGCCCGCAATCTGGTCACCGACTTCCTCTCCGGTGTCTTCATGATCCTCGAGGACCAGTACGGGGTCGGCGACACGGTCGACGCCGGGGTGGCCTCGGGCGAGGTGATCGAGGTCGGTCTGCGCGTCACCAAGCTGCGCGGGGACAACGGCGAGATCTGGTACGTGCGCAACGGCGAGGTCAAGCGGATCGGCAACCTCAGCCAGGGCTGGGCGACGGCCGCGCTCGATGTCCAGGTCCGGGCCGAGGAGGATCTGGAGCAGGTCCGGGCCGTGATCTCGCAGGTCGGTGTGGACATGGCCAAGGAGGAGCCGTGGAACGAGCGGCTCTGGGAGCCGATCGAGGTCCTGGGGCTCGACGCGGTCTATCTCGACTCGATGATCGTCCGGGTGTCGGCACGGACCATGCCCGGCAAGGCGCTCGGCGTCGAGCGGGAACTGCGCTGGCGGATCAAGAAGGCGCTGAACGAGGCGGGCATCCAGCTCGTGGGCCGGCCCCTGGATCCGGAGCTCCAGACCGACGCCATCGATCCGGGCGCCGGTGTGGCGGCGCCGTCGGCGCTGGCCAACCCGGACTCGCCGCAGTCGGCGGCGGCCAGCCCGCTCGCTCCCGGCGCCGGTCCGGCCGCCACCCCCTCCGCGACGGTGCCGCCGCCCACGCCGAAGTGA
- a CDS encoding S53 family peptidase, whose translation MAAALPLVAGALALGIPTAQADSAPHGRDTLNGTKPAWATARSDRGATDDGNKVSARVYLAGRDAKGLADYAKAVSDPSSPDYGKHLSARQTQARFGPTRQQKDTVTAWLKDAGLEVTGGNQHYLSVTGEVSAAERAFGTQLHNYTKDGKVYRAPSNAATVPASLHGAVLTVVGLDNAPKRAKHDEALPPPGPVFKNAGPFSSSYGSRTDRSLPSAYGAKQPYAIKGYTGKQLRAAYGAKSRNTGKGVTVAITDAFASPTIAADAAQYAKRNGDPGYRKGQLTQVLPADYRYTEECDAGGWYGEETLDVEAVHAVAPAADIVYVGGASCTDDDLLDSLAKVVDNRLADIVSNSWGDVEANETPDVAAAYDQIFQQGAVEGIGFYFSSGDNGDNVASTGTKQVDTPANSAWVTAVGGTSLAVGKGEKYQWETGWGTTKATLSADGTDWGALPGAYTSGAGGGTSKTVAQPFYQRGVVPDALALANGGTAKQRVTPDIAAVADPNTGFLVGQTQTFPDGSLQYGEYRIGGTSLAAPVIAGVQALAQQARGGQPIGFANPSLYDRYGTASYHDVTDHPLGAGVSLGVVRVDYVNSHDDTDGLVTSLRSLGRDSSLHAVVGYDDVTGVGTPAAGYLTSFGGHHRR comes from the coding sequence CTGGCGGCGGCGCTGCCGTTGGTGGCCGGTGCGCTGGCGCTCGGCATACCCACGGCCCAGGCCGACTCCGCACCGCACGGCCGTGACACCCTGAACGGCACCAAGCCCGCCTGGGCGACGGCCCGTTCGGACCGCGGCGCGACCGATGACGGCAATAAGGTCAGCGCGCGCGTCTATCTGGCCGGCCGGGACGCCAAGGGGCTGGCCGACTACGCCAAGGCGGTGTCGGACCCCTCCTCGCCGGACTACGGCAAGCATCTGTCGGCCCGGCAGACCCAGGCACGTTTCGGACCGACACGGCAGCAGAAGGACACCGTGACCGCCTGGTTGAAGGACGCCGGGCTCGAGGTCACCGGAGGCAACCAGCACTATCTGTCGGTAACCGGCGAAGTCTCCGCCGCCGAGCGGGCGTTCGGCACCCAGTTGCACAACTACACCAAGGACGGCAAGGTCTACCGGGCGCCGTCGAACGCGGCCACCGTGCCCGCCTCGCTCCACGGCGCCGTGCTGACCGTCGTCGGCCTGGACAACGCCCCCAAGCGGGCCAAGCACGACGAGGCCCTCCCGCCCCCCGGACCGGTCTTCAAGAACGCCGGTCCGTTCTCCTCCTCCTACGGTTCCCGGACCGACCGGAGCCTGCCCTCGGCCTACGGCGCCAAGCAGCCGTACGCGATCAAGGGGTACACCGGCAAGCAGCTGCGCGCCGCCTACGGCGCCAAGAGCCGCAACACCGGTAAGGGCGTCACCGTGGCCATCACCGACGCCTTCGCCTCGCCCACCATCGCCGCGGACGCCGCCCAGTACGCCAAGCGCAACGGCGACCCGGGCTACCGCAAGGGCCAGTTGACGCAGGTGCTGCCGGCCGACTACCGGTACACCGAGGAGTGCGACGCCGGCGGCTGGTACGGCGAGGAGACCCTCGACGTCGAGGCGGTGCACGCGGTGGCGCCCGCGGCCGACATCGTCTACGTGGGCGGAGCCTCCTGCACCGACGACGATCTGCTCGACTCGCTCGCCAAGGTCGTCGACAACCGGCTGGCCGACATCGTCTCCAACTCCTGGGGCGATGTGGAGGCCAACGAGACGCCGGACGTGGCCGCCGCCTACGACCAGATCTTCCAGCAGGGCGCGGTCGAGGGCATCGGCTTCTACTTCTCCTCCGGTGACAACGGCGACAACGTGGCGTCCACCGGCACCAAGCAGGTCGACACCCCGGCCAACTCGGCGTGGGTGACGGCGGTCGGCGGCACCTCCCTGGCCGTCGGCAAGGGCGAGAAGTACCAGTGGGAGACCGGCTGGGGCACCACCAAGGCCACCCTCTCGGCCGACGGCACCGACTGGGGCGCGCTGCCCGGCGCGTACACCTCCGGCGCCGGAGGCGGCACCAGCAAGACCGTCGCCCAGCCCTTCTACCAGCGCGGTGTGGTGCCGGACGCGCTCGCCCTGGCAAACGGCGGCACGGCCAAGCAGCGGGTGACCCCGGACATCGCGGCCGTGGCCGACCCCAACACCGGCTTCCTGGTGGGCCAGACGCAGACCTTCCCGGACGGGTCGCTCCAGTACGGCGAGTACCGCATCGGCGGCACCTCGCTGGCCGCGCCCGTGATCGCCGGTGTGCAGGCGCTCGCCCAGCAGGCGCGCGGCGGCCAGCCGATCGGCTTCGCCAACCCCTCGCTGTACGACCGGTACGGCACCGCCTCGTACCACGATGTGACCGACCACCCGCTGGGCGCCGGTGTCTCGCTGGGCGTGGTCCGGGTCGACTACGTCAACAGCCACGACGACACCGACGGGCTGGTGACCTCGCTGCGCAGCCTCGGCCGGGACAGCTCGCTCCACGCGGTCGTGGGCTATGACGACGTGACCGGTGTGGGCACGCCCGCGGCCGGCTACCTCACCTCGTTCGGCGGACACCACCGCCGCTGA
- a CDS encoding ROK family transcriptional regulator, which yields MAASPGSNTQGGTPGTPRVLRAMNDRAALELLSAHGPLTRTRLGELTGLSKPTASQLLTRLESVGLVRTTGNVTGRPGPNAQLYEIDPAAAHVAALAVDQEGITAAVADITGQVVGEHRVTAPATDASVTNRTGELVAEAVDGALAAAGLGRDDLHSTVIGTPGALDPRTGTLRYAPHLPGWQSRTLRDDLAEVLHTPIVIENDVNLAAIAEQHDGTAQDFDDFALVWADEGVGAAIVLHGTLLRGATGGAGEIGYMPLPGAPLARGGPDAAARPDGGGGFQKLVGSPAVVELARDHGIDAPTATKALAAALRTPGPGDEVLTELARRLATGLASVVAVVDPELVVLSGEVAQAGGDRLRQLVEDEMTGLALPRPQLRISEIEGDPILIGALRTAVADARQTVFDTARFDA from the coding sequence ATGGCCGCATCACCCGGCAGCAATACCCAGGGCGGCACACCCGGGACCCCCCGCGTCCTCCGCGCCATGAACGACCGCGCCGCGCTGGAGCTGCTGTCCGCCCACGGACCGCTCACCCGGACCCGGCTCGGGGAGCTGACCGGTCTTTCCAAGCCCACCGCCTCCCAGCTGCTGACCCGCCTGGAGTCGGTCGGCCTGGTCCGCACCACCGGGAACGTCACCGGACGGCCGGGGCCCAACGCGCAGCTGTACGAGATCGATCCGGCCGCCGCCCATGTGGCCGCGCTCGCCGTGGACCAGGAGGGCATCACCGCCGCCGTCGCCGACATCACCGGCCAGGTCGTCGGTGAACACCGGGTGACGGCCCCGGCGACCGACGCGAGCGTGACCAACCGGACCGGGGAGCTGGTCGCCGAGGCGGTGGACGGGGCGCTGGCCGCCGCCGGGCTCGGCCGGGACGATCTGCATTCCACCGTGATCGGCACCCCCGGCGCGCTCGACCCGCGCACCGGGACGCTGCGCTACGCCCCGCACCTGCCCGGCTGGCAGTCCCGCACCCTGCGGGACGACCTGGCCGAGGTGCTGCACACACCGATCGTCATCGAGAACGACGTCAACCTCGCCGCCATCGCCGAACAGCACGACGGCACCGCCCAGGACTTCGACGACTTCGCGCTGGTCTGGGCCGACGAGGGGGTCGGCGCGGCCATCGTGCTCCACGGCACCCTGCTGCGGGGTGCCACCGGCGGGGCCGGGGAGATCGGCTACATGCCGCTGCCGGGCGCGCCGCTGGCCCGGGGCGGACCGGACGCCGCCGCCCGGCCGGACGGGGGCGGGGGGTTCCAGAAGCTGGTCGGCTCGCCCGCCGTCGTGGAGCTGGCCCGCGACCACGGGATCGACGCGCCCACGGCCACCAAGGCGCTCGCCGCCGCACTGCGCACCCCCGGCCCGGGTGACGAGGTGCTGACCGAGCTGGCCCGCCGGCTGGCCACCGGGCTGGCCTCCGTCGTCGCCGTGGTCGACCCGGAGCTGGTCGTCCTTTCGGGTGAGGTCGCGCAGGCCGGCGGGGACCGGCTGCGGCAGCTGGTCGAGGACGAGATGACCGGTCTCGCGCTGCCCCGGCCGCAGCTGCGGATCAGTGAGATCGAGGGGGATCCGATTCTCATCGGCGCGCTGCGGACGGCGGTCGCCGATGCCCGTCAGACCGTTTTCGACACCGCCCGGTTCGACGCCTGA
- a CDS encoding ABC transporter substrate-binding protein yields MARKLAALAAALSAGTLLLTGCANPSTGSAKDDPTKPVTLKFWHGWSEDSEVKAIDASIARFEKLHPNIKVKATGNVTDATVNQALRAGGGDAPDVVSSFTTNNVGQYCSSGMWVDLDPFMKKTGLDKAKVFPKTLLDYTSYQGAQCALPLLADAYGMYYNKDAFAQAGIKRPPRTMSELRRDAVKLTKRTKSGGYERVGFMPNFRLYQNSPDRFLAQWGPSYFDKDGKARLAKGKAAKEFYATTGELVRSQGGYGPLETFRTSFGDEMSSQNAFLTGKLAMHMDGEWRGLFMKGAKFNWGTAPLPVPDDRPETYGRGYLTGTVVGIAHSSTHQNAAWELVKFLTANTDQVVAFANAIHNVPSTKAALTSPKLDSDPTFRAFLDIAQNRYSTALPPSINGGQYVVSLQDFSYGVEAGKVHDLDAGLRKLDDEIDADNLQAQN; encoded by the coding sequence ATGGCACGAAAACTGGCCGCTCTCGCCGCAGCACTGAGCGCCGGCACCCTGCTCCTCACGGGCTGCGCCAATCCCAGTACCGGCAGCGCCAAAGACGATCCGACCAAACCCGTCACGCTGAAGTTCTGGCACGGCTGGTCGGAGGACAGCGAGGTCAAGGCGATCGACGCCAGCATCGCCCGGTTCGAGAAGCTCCACCCCAATATCAAGGTGAAGGCCACCGGGAATGTCACCGACGCCACCGTGAACCAGGCGCTGCGGGCGGGTGGCGGCGACGCCCCCGATGTCGTCTCCTCCTTCACCACCAACAATGTGGGGCAGTACTGCTCCTCCGGTATGTGGGTGGACCTCGATCCATTCATGAAGAAGACCGGTCTCGACAAGGCCAAGGTCTTTCCGAAAACGCTGCTGGACTACACGAGCTACCAGGGCGCCCAGTGCGCCCTCCCGCTGCTCGCCGACGCGTACGGCATGTACTACAACAAGGACGCCTTCGCCCAGGCGGGCATCAAGCGGCCGCCCCGCACCATGTCGGAGCTGCGGCGCGACGCCGTCAAGCTGACCAAGCGCACCAAGAGCGGCGGCTATGAGCGGGTGGGCTTCATGCCCAATTTCCGGCTCTACCAGAACAGCCCGGACCGGTTCCTCGCCCAGTGGGGCCCCTCGTACTTCGACAAGGACGGCAAGGCGCGGCTGGCGAAGGGCAAGGCGGCCAAGGAGTTCTACGCCACCACCGGGGAGCTGGTCCGGAGCCAGGGCGGCTATGGCCCGCTGGAGACGTTCCGTACCTCCTTCGGCGATGAGATGTCGTCGCAGAACGCCTTTCTCACCGGAAAGCTCGCGATGCACATGGACGGCGAATGGCGCGGGCTCTTCATGAAGGGCGCGAAGTTCAACTGGGGCACCGCCCCGCTGCCGGTGCCCGACGACCGGCCCGAGACCTATGGCCGGGGCTATCTCACCGGAACCGTGGTCGGCATCGCGCACAGCAGCACCCATCAGAACGCCGCGTGGGAGCTGGTGAAGTTCCTGACCGCCAACACCGATCAGGTGGTCGCCTTCGCCAACGCCATTCACAATGTGCCGTCCACCAAGGCGGCGCTCACCTCCCCGAAGCTGGACTCGGATCCCACCTTCCGGGCCTTCCTCGATATCGCACAGAACCGCTACAGCACCGCCCTGCCGCCCTCGATCAACGGCGGTCAGTACGTCGTTTCGCTACAGGACTTCTCCTACGGCGTCGAGGCGGGCAAGGTGCACGATCTGGACGCGGGGCTACGAAAACTCGATGACGAGATAGATGCCGACAATCTCCAGGCACAGAACTGA
- a CDS encoding carbohydrate ABC transporter permease, which yields MATLTNAPALRRKARRERLRTLGFLSPWLVGFTVFFGYPLIATVYFSFMHYNQIKAPTFVGLRNWRYVLEQMPLFGPAMWNTLWLVVVMVALRVVFGLGIGLLATKVKSGVGFFRTAFYLPYLAPPVAATVAFVFLLNPGTGPVNDILGSIGIHAPNWFNDPAWAKPSLVLLSLWGIGDLMVIFMAALLDVPKEQYEAADLDGAGAFHKFRYVTWPSITPIVMFAVVTGVVQTMQYYTQALVAGKLASGVSIGPGSVIQPGYPDHSTLTVPQLVYSLGFQNFNTGAACVLSLVLFAIAMAVTTLLMRKRAGLLSADD from the coding sequence ATGGCCACCTTGACGAACGCCCCCGCCCTGCGCCGTAAGGCCCGGCGCGAGCGGCTGCGCACCCTCGGTTTTCTCTCCCCCTGGCTGGTCGGCTTCACCGTCTTCTTCGGCTATCCGCTCATCGCCACCGTCTACTTCTCCTTCATGCACTACAACCAGATCAAGGCGCCGACCTTCGTGGGGCTGCGCAACTGGCGTTATGTGCTGGAGCAGATGCCGCTGTTCGGTCCGGCGATGTGGAACACGCTGTGGCTGGTCGTGGTCATGGTGGCGCTGCGGGTCGTCTTCGGCCTGGGCATCGGACTTCTGGCCACCAAGGTGAAGTCCGGGGTGGGATTCTTCCGCACCGCCTTCTATCTGCCGTATCTCGCCCCTCCGGTGGCGGCCACCGTCGCCTTCGTCTTCCTTCTCAATCCCGGTACCGGCCCGGTGAACGACATTCTCGGGAGCATCGGGATCCACGCCCCGAACTGGTTCAACGACCCGGCCTGGGCCAAGCCGTCCCTCGTACTGCTCTCCCTGTGGGGCATCGGGGATCTCATGGTCATCTTCATGGCGGCCCTGCTGGACGTCCCCAAGGAGCAGTACGAGGCGGCCGACCTGGACGGCGCCGGGGCGTTCCACAAGTTCCGCTATGTGACCTGGCCGTCGATTACCCCGATCGTGATGTTCGCGGTCGTGACGGGCGTCGTCCAGACCATGCAGTACTACACCCAGGCGCTGGTCGCCGGAAAGCTCGCCTCCGGGGTCAGCATCGGGCCCGGCTCGGTCATCCAGCCCGGCTACCCCGACCACTCCACGCTCACCGTGCCGCAGCTCGTCTACTCGCTCGGCTTCCAGAACTTCAACACCGGAGCCGCCTGCGTGCTCTCGCTCGTGCTGTTCGCGATCGCGATGGCCGTGACAACGCTACTGATGCGCAAGCGTGCCGGACTGCTGTCGGCCGATGACTGA